A window of the Zeugodacus cucurbitae isolate PBARC_wt_2022May chromosome 4, idZeuCucr1.2, whole genome shotgun sequence genome harbors these coding sequences:
- the LOC105221058 gene encoding transcription factor 25 → MSSRALKKLQGGIDKDLMIDGKDSNDDEQLSEDDDELVTTRGKHLNPFDLLNQQSLSESEVKEDDNETEHASTAANLPSGAGGGGAAKQKKKKKRKKKTKYTGNHISSEDNELTDKYLSDIDSLIGKVHDATNQNQKLPPPSIEIDNSLLRVELRHLSPQNEMRRTFGKQVVKIENKRGRQKSTLKCTYMVTAKDSWPRIPKNVISMKAVPSPDQLAGTSRAHINPLEKIQWYAFEHSPYYQGIQNLFLQAVERTDSDFFISLIRRCPYHVDSLIQLSELCKMTENYSLAAELIERAVLVLESSLHPCFSLTSGNCRLDYRRQENRAFFITLFKYAQYLEARACCRTAFEISKLILNLNPKVDPLAIVLIIDYYALRSKQYAWLIQFYEEYDAARNLSQLPNMAYSYALALFCQSGDCEKSNKALQYALLMFPGVLRLLLDELSVQTDMRVITSSYFNSSISGSQSPSLHQLVSLYICRAKVVWRQDNMLPWLEHNVNTVLDLVDKKDEIINDYNKKRAVRYVSPPRPILRHVILSDYKEKVPLAPFLSAEKDPIMMYDPLPPVDSMNCYERKSSSSSPTTGPNRSVLMFFESLMPTFNLNNRGGEQQQQQQQNAVAAAVPERANALPAPQVNLGHDDDEVAQVDRHLQALNANLENAAAEEPVANAEGGASYRELTQSLTNIVDAMRDFLQNFRIVEPMQTADGEENGSSEEDTSDYFD, encoded by the exons ATGTCATCTCGCGCACTTAAGAAATTGCAAGGTGGCATAGACAAGGATTTAATGATCGATGGCAAAGATAGCAACGATGATGAGCAACTAAGTGAGGACGATGATGAATTGGTAACAACACGGGGCAAGCATTTGAATCCCTTTGATCTG TTGAATCAACAAAGTCTCTCAGAGAGCGAAGTTAAGGAGGATGATAACGAAACGGAGCATGCTTCAACGGCGGCAAATCTACCCAGTGGTGCAGGTGGTGGCGGAGCAGCCaaacaaaagaagaagaagaagcgcaagaagAAGACAAAGTACACCGGCAATCACATAAGCAGTGAGGATAACGAG cTTACAGATAAATACTTAAGCGATATTGATTCTCTTATTGGGAAAGTACATGATGCcacaaaccaaaatcaaaagTTGCCACCTCCTAGTATAGAGATCGATAATTCCTTACTGAGAGTGGAACTAAGACACTTGAGTCCACAAAATGAAATGCGTCGAACTTTTGGTAAACAAGTTGTCAAAATTGA GAATAAACGTGGCCGCCAAAAATCGACACTGAAGTGTACATACATGGTTACTGCCAAAGATTCTTGGCCTCGTATCCCGAAAAACGTTATTTCAATGAAAGCCGTACCATCGCCGGATCAGTTAGCCGGCACCAGTCGTGCACACATTAATCCATTAGAAAAAATTCAATGGTACGCTTTCGAACACAGCCCATACTATCAGGGAATAcagaatttatttttgcaagCCGTTGAACGCACTGATTCAGACTTCTTTATTAGTTTGATAAGGCGTTGTCCATATCACGTCGATTCTTTAATACAGCTAAGTGAATTAT GTAAAATGACAGAGAACTATAGCTTAGCTGCTGAACTTATTGAGCGCGCCGTACTTGTGCTGGAGTCCTCACTACATCCATGTTTCAGTTTGACATCGGGCAATTGTCGTCTTGATTATCGCCGCCAAGAAAATCGTGCATTCTTTATTACATTGTTTAAATATGCACAATATTTGGAAGCGCGTGCTTGTTGTCGCACCGCGTTTGAAATATCCAAAttgatattgaatttgaatccgAAAGTAGATCCGCTCGCGATCGTATTGATTATCGACTACTATGCTTTACGCAGCAAGCAGTATGCCTGGCTTATACAATTCTACGAGGAATATGATGCCGCACGCAACCTATCACAGTTACCAAACATGGCGTACTCATATGCTTTGGCATTATTTTGCCAATCGGGAG ACTGTGAAAAGTCTAATAAAGCTTTGCAGTATGCGCTGTTAATGTTTCCCGGTGTGTTGCGTCTGCTTTTGGATGAATTATCTGTGCAAACCGATATGCGTGTAATAACATCGTCTTACTTTAACTCGTCGATATCTGGCAG CCAATCACCATCACTGCATCAGCTCGTATCGTTATACATCTGTCGTGCCAAAGTGGTGTGGCGTCAGGATAACATGTTGCCTTGGTTGGAGCACAATGTTAATACAGTTTTGGATCTTGTTGATAAGAAAGATGAAATCATTAACGATTATAATAAGAAGCGTGCTGTGCGTTATGTCTCGCCGCCACGTCCCATCTTACGTCATGTGATACTATCGGATTATAAGGAAAAAGTACCATTAGCGCCATTCCTTAGCGCGGAGAAGGATCCGATCATGATGTATGATCCCTTGCCACCAGTGGACTCAATGAATTGCTATGAGCG AAAATCATCGTCGAGCAGCCCAACAACAGGCCCAAATCGATCGGTGCTCATGTTTTTTGAATCGCTGATGCcaacattcaatttaaataatcgtggcggtgaacaacagcaacaacaacaacaaaatgctgtAGCAGCAGCAGTGCCCGAACGTGCGAATGCTTTGCCCGCACCGCAAGTCAATTTGGGTCATGATGACGATGAAGTGGCGCAAGTGGATCGCCATCTCCAAGCATTGAATGCAAATTTGGAAAATGCCGCAGCTGAAG AACCTGTCGCCAACGCCGAGGGTGGCGCTTCGTATCGTGAACTCACACAATCGCTGACAAATATCGTTGATGCCATGCGTGATTTTCTGCAAAATTTCCGTATTGTGGAGCCCATGCAGACGGCCGATGGCGAAGAAAACGGCAGTTCAGAAGAAGACACGAGCGATTACTTTGATTGA